In one Rhea pennata isolate bPtePen1 chromosome 17, bPtePen1.pri, whole genome shotgun sequence genomic region, the following are encoded:
- the LOC134148351 gene encoding D-dopachrome decarboxylase-like — protein MPFLELETSLAAGQLPPGLATKLCSAAAAILGKPEERVTVTVRAGLPMVLAGSAEPCAQLLVSSVGVLGSAEQNRAHSARFFDFLAAELGLGAERILIRFYPLEPWQIGKNRTVMTFL, from the exons ATGCCGTTCCTGGAGCTGGAGACGAGCCTGGCGGCCGGCCAGCTGCCGCCGGGGCTGGCCACGAAGCTgtgcagcgccgccgccgccatcctGGGCAAGCCCGAGGAG CGGGTGACGGTGACGGTGCGGGCCGGGCTGCCCATGGTGCTGGCGGGCTCGGCGGAGCCCTGCGCCCAGCTCCTCGTCTCCTCCGTCGGCGTGCTGGGCTCGGCGGAGCAGAACCGCGCCCACAGCGCCCGCTTCTTCGACTTCCTCGCGGCCGAGCTGGGCCTGGGCGCCGAGCG GATTCTCATCCGCTTTTACCCACTGGAGCCCTGGCAGATTGGCAAGAACAGAACTGTCATGACTTTCCTGTGA